A single Lysinibacter sp. HNR DNA region contains:
- the tatC gene encoding twin-arginine translocase subunit TatC, whose amino-acid sequence MSLREHLLELRKRLFRAALGVVAGTIIGWVLSGFVLNALRGPVQQIALTQGRQAELNYTDITGAFDLKLQIAFTVGIVLSSPVWLYQIWRFFAPALSGQEKKYTTIFLSAAIPLFLAGCYAGWFVFPNIVNLMTGFAPAEDTAFINARQYYDFALRLVVVVGIGFMVPVILVLLNFVGVLSARSILKSWRIAILVITLFTAIATPAADVISMFMLAIPMVFLYFLAAGIAYLRDRRFVKKQAKLLDEREAELPA is encoded by the coding sequence ATGTCTTTAAGGGAGCATCTTCTTGAGCTCCGTAAAAGACTATTTCGTGCTGCGCTCGGTGTCGTTGCGGGAACCATTATTGGCTGGGTGCTGTCCGGCTTTGTTCTTAACGCGCTTCGTGGGCCGGTTCAACAGATCGCTCTCACCCAGGGACGACAGGCAGAGCTTAACTATACCGATATAACGGGCGCTTTTGACCTTAAACTACAGATAGCGTTCACCGTGGGCATTGTGCTGTCGAGTCCGGTGTGGCTCTATCAAATCTGGCGCTTTTTTGCCCCGGCACTTTCGGGTCAAGAAAAGAAGTACACCACAATCTTTCTGAGTGCGGCAATCCCGCTCTTTTTAGCCGGATGTTACGCGGGGTGGTTTGTCTTTCCCAACATTGTTAACCTCATGACCGGTTTTGCTCCGGCAGAAGATACGGCGTTTATCAACGCGCGCCAGTATTACGACTTTGCCTTGCGCCTGGTGGTGGTCGTGGGAATAGGTTTTATGGTCCCCGTGATTTTGGTGTTGTTGAACTTTGTCGGTGTTCTCTCTGCGCGGAGCATCCTTAAATCTTGGCGAATCGCTATACTCGTGATCACTCTTTTCACCGCCATTGCTACCCCCGCCGCCGACGTCATCAGCATGTTTATGCTTGCAATCCCCATGGTTTTTCTCTATTTTCTTGCGGCAGGCATCGCCTACCTGCGCGATAGGCGCTTTGTGAAAAAACAAGCCAAACTCTTAGACGAGCGGGAAGCGGAGTTGCCCGCGTGA
- a CDS encoding HAD family phosphatase has protein sequence MSILTPAAVLWDMDGTIIDTEPLWNIAEDQLASEYNVIITDGDRQQMTGMGLWDAAEIMRTRGILLSEDQIVATLTQRVASLLTLENMPWRPGAIELLAQLHDAKIPVALVTMSTRALTDLILEHLPVTPFTVTVCGDEVPAAKPAPDSYLYAAQLLDVNIHECVAFEDSLNGLRAAWSAGTVTIGIPHVIDLSTGDFHELWSTLEGKTTDHIARSFSSARASTPFERVQREQR, from the coding sequence GTGAGCATACTGACACCTGCCGCTGTCCTGTGGGATATGGACGGCACCATTATCGACACCGAACCTCTCTGGAATATTGCAGAAGATCAATTGGCGAGCGAATATAACGTCATCATAACCGATGGCGATCGTCAGCAGATGACGGGTATGGGGCTGTGGGATGCCGCAGAGATCATGCGGACTCGTGGCATTTTGCTCAGCGAGGACCAGATCGTCGCCACGCTGACGCAGCGTGTGGCGTCGCTTCTCACCCTCGAGAATATGCCCTGGCGTCCCGGCGCTATCGAGTTGCTCGCTCAGCTACACGACGCAAAGATTCCGGTTGCTCTGGTCACTATGTCAACCCGGGCGTTGACCGATCTTATCCTCGAACACCTTCCGGTGACCCCTTTTACTGTGACGGTCTGTGGTGACGAGGTGCCCGCGGCCAAGCCTGCACCCGACTCATATCTTTACGCGGCTCAGCTCCTTGATGTGAATATCCACGAGTGCGTGGCGTTTGAAGACTCACTTAACGGGTTGCGCGCAGCCTGGAGTGCGGGGACGGTAACCATTGGGATTCCCCACGTCATTGATCTCTCAACGGGCGACTTTCATGAACTATGGTCCACGCTCGAAGGAAAAACAACAGACCACATTGCTCGGAGCTTTTCCTCGGCCCGTGCTTCAACTCCTTTTGAGAGGGTGCAACGTGAGCAACGGTAA
- a CDS encoding leucine-rich repeat domain-containing protein → MKKTITVLSAAALVTTGSVAFTGVAHATPGVATVQAAQQAINVIPDPGLQQALNKAIDPNRSASQPVTEDELFNLENPVDASNSGIRSLEGLGKAYFIPELNLSGNNLETLPAGEIRTLRSLKTLTLSSNALTTLPEELARLRNLESLDLSNNKIAELPSYIGSIAKLTHLSVSNNNLTTLPKELAEAKQLNSLDASSNKINTLAEPVAAPSLARLNLANNDLSQVSRGMFPNKIGWVDISNNKLFNVSAIDVGRTGRFIGGGQVVTAEPIEIPAGATSHIQSFLPTRIFLNDIYDDSGYGINSITIDSTSDHTYARGQGWQNRYHHIEWRNIAPGATELTYTFRGDLSRSFGGTVIQPIIRTP, encoded by the coding sequence ATGAAAAAAACAATCACTGTTCTCTCTGCTGCAGCGCTCGTAACCACGGGCTCTGTGGCTTTCACCGGAGTTGCGCACGCAACACCCGGTGTGGCGACTGTTCAGGCAGCGCAGCAAGCAATAAACGTTATCCCTGACCCGGGCCTTCAACAGGCTCTCAACAAAGCGATAGACCCCAATCGTTCCGCGTCCCAGCCGGTTACCGAGGATGAGTTATTTAATCTCGAAAACCCCGTTGACGCGTCTAACAGCGGGATACGCAGCCTTGAAGGGCTTGGAAAGGCCTACTTTATCCCCGAGCTGAACCTCTCGGGAAACAACCTTGAGACTCTTCCCGCCGGGGAGATCAGGACACTGCGTTCACTGAAGACATTGACCCTGAGCTCGAACGCTTTGACCACGCTTCCGGAAGAGCTTGCCCGCCTTCGAAACCTCGAGAGCCTTGATCTCAGCAATAACAAAATCGCTGAGCTACCCTCGTACATTGGGTCAATCGCAAAACTCACGCACCTTAGCGTAAGCAATAATAATTTAACCACCCTGCCAAAAGAACTTGCCGAGGCAAAACAACTCAATAGCCTTGATGCGAGCAGCAACAAGATTAACACCCTCGCCGAACCCGTTGCCGCCCCCAGCCTCGCCCGACTTAACCTGGCAAACAACGACCTTTCGCAGGTGAGTCGCGGAATGTTTCCAAATAAAATTGGCTGGGTTGACATAAGCAATAATAAACTATTCAATGTCAGCGCAATTGATGTGGGACGTACTGGAAGGTTTATTGGGGGAGGCCAGGTTGTTACCGCCGAGCCAATCGAAATTCCTGCCGGAGCAACAAGCCATATTCAGTCCTTCTTGCCGACCAGGATTTTTCTTAACGATATCTACGACGATTCGGGATACGGAATCAACAGCATAACTATCGACAGCACCTCCGATCACACGTATGCACGTGGCCAAGGCTGGCAGAACCGTTATCACCATATTGAATGGCGCAACATCGCCCCCGGCGCTACAGAACTGACCTATACCTTCAGGGGAGACCTGTCGCGAAGCTTTGGCGGAACCGTTATCCAACCCATTATTCGCACCCCGTAG
- a CDS encoding tRNA (adenine-N1)-methyltransferase, with translation MSNGNTVDNTPRPFSGPFQPDDHVQLTGPKNKMHTITLRIDGEFHSHRGVLRHNDILGQPDGSVITNTAGEQYLALRPLLSDFAMSMPRGAAIIYPKDSAQIITQADIFPGATVVEAGVGSGALSLWLLRAIGPTGRLASYERRDEFATIARGNVEGFLGYTPENWSLTVGDLQESLQERFDDHTVDRVVLDMLAPWECVEEGSRVLKPGGVILCYVATATQLSRVAEAIRSSGEFTNPASSETMVRGWHVEGLAVRPDHRMIAHTGFLITARRLAPGTVLPELKRRPSKQDYSAEDVEAWTPGALGLHDKSDKSLRKKIRQAESRASHSRSRRSVDNHKPASEVG, from the coding sequence GTGAGCAACGGTAATACCGTCGACAACACACCACGGCCTTTTAGCGGCCCTTTTCAGCCCGATGACCACGTACAGCTCACCGGCCCAAAGAATAAAATGCACACCATTACGCTCAGGATCGATGGTGAGTTTCACAGTCACCGTGGTGTCCTCCGGCACAACGATATTCTCGGTCAGCCCGATGGTTCGGTTATCACCAATACGGCGGGGGAGCAGTATCTGGCGCTGCGTCCTCTCCTGAGCGACTTTGCGATGTCTATGCCGCGGGGTGCCGCCATTATCTACCCCAAAGACTCTGCCCAGATCATCACCCAGGCGGATATTTTTCCCGGAGCGACCGTTGTTGAGGCAGGGGTCGGTTCCGGCGCTCTGAGCCTGTGGCTCTTGCGGGCTATTGGACCCACCGGAAGGCTTGCGTCCTATGAGCGACGGGACGAGTTTGCCACCATCGCTCGCGGCAATGTTGAGGGTTTTCTCGGGTACACACCAGAGAATTGGTCTCTCACTGTTGGCGATCTTCAAGAATCGCTGCAAGAGCGCTTTGACGACCATACGGTGGATCGTGTGGTGCTCGACATGCTGGCTCCCTGGGAGTGCGTTGAGGAGGGTTCTCGCGTGCTGAAGCCCGGTGGGGTTATCCTCTGTTACGTCGCAACCGCCACCCAGCTCTCCCGCGTGGCAGAGGCAATCCGTTCCTCGGGGGAGTTCACTAATCCCGCCTCCTCAGAAACCATGGTGCGAGGATGGCACGTGGAAGGACTTGCGGTGAGACCCGATCACCGGATGATCGCTCACACTGGATTTTTAATCACCGCTCGCCGCCTTGCCCCGGGAACCGTGTTACCCGAGCTAAAACGCCGTCCTTCAAAACAGGACTATTCGGCCGAGGATGTGGAGGCATGGACCCCCGGAGCACTGGGCCTTCACGACAAGAGCGACAAGAGTCTTCGCAAAAAGATTAGGCAGGCAGAAAGCCGAGCCTCTCACTCTCGTTCACGACGCAGCGTAGATAATCACAAACCGGCTTCTGAAGTCGGATAG
- a CDS encoding M20/M25/M40 family metallo-hydrolase has translation MSDHSLSPTARIAQELIQIDTTNYGGGKSRGEAQAAEYVADKLEVLGLKPQLINSEPGRTSVVARVEGKNPRKGALVVHGHLDVVPADPENWTVDPFAGEVKEGMLWGRGAVDMKNMDAMIITSVEQILSHGQPERDLILAFFADEENGGIYGSHYLVDNHPELFAGATEAVSEVGGYSIAVGGKRAYLLQTGEKALLWIKLTARGVAAHGSRVVRENALTRLAEALVNLGRHEWPIHLTDTTATLVSELARLLGVDPQTVSPDDIVLATGNASGFIHASLRTTANPTVLEAGYKHNVIPDTAEALIDVRAFAGDEQRVLEQIQAIVGDDIEISIIHRDVGLETPYEGPFIDKIVDTIKVHDPNAHVLPYLLAAGTDNKALSKLGITGYGFVPLRLPSDLDFPGMFHGVDERVPLDSLDFGHRVLTDLLSTY, from the coding sequence ATGTCTGATCACTCCCTTTCGCCCACCGCTCGTATTGCCCAAGAGCTTATCCAAATTGATACGACAAATTACGGGGGTGGAAAATCTCGAGGAGAAGCACAGGCTGCCGAGTATGTTGCAGACAAGCTTGAGGTCTTAGGGCTTAAACCGCAGCTCATAAATTCTGAGCCGGGTAGAACCAGTGTTGTTGCCCGAGTAGAGGGGAAAAACCCACGGAAGGGGGCCCTGGTAGTACACGGACACCTTGACGTCGTTCCCGCCGATCCAGAAAACTGGACTGTTGATCCGTTTGCCGGAGAAGTCAAAGAGGGAATGCTCTGGGGACGCGGAGCGGTAGACATGAAAAACATGGATGCCATGATCATTACGAGTGTGGAGCAGATTCTCTCTCACGGACAGCCAGAACGAGATCTCATACTCGCCTTTTTTGCCGATGAAGAAAATGGTGGAATCTACGGATCCCACTATCTGGTGGACAATCACCCGGAACTCTTTGCCGGAGCTACGGAAGCCGTGAGCGAGGTTGGCGGTTACTCGATCGCGGTTGGGGGTAAACGAGCCTACCTATTGCAAACCGGTGAAAAAGCACTGTTGTGGATTAAGCTCACCGCGAGAGGAGTGGCTGCTCACGGCTCACGCGTCGTACGCGAAAACGCGTTAACCCGGTTGGCCGAGGCCCTGGTAAACCTGGGACGCCACGAGTGGCCAATTCACCTCACTGACACAACAGCCACACTGGTTTCTGAGCTTGCCCGATTGCTGGGGGTTGATCCTCAGACGGTAAGCCCCGATGACATCGTTCTTGCAACCGGTAACGCTTCAGGGTTTATCCATGCTTCTCTGCGCACAACTGCCAACCCCACCGTTCTCGAGGCCGGCTACAAGCACAACGTTATCCCCGATACGGCAGAGGCCCTGATCGATGTTCGAGCTTTTGCGGGGGATGAGCAAAGGGTACTGGAGCAGATACAGGCCATCGTTGGTGATGATATAGAAATCTCAATCATTCACCGGGATGTAGGACTTGAGACCCCCTACGAGGGTCCCTTTATCGACAAGATCGTGGACACCATCAAAGTTCATGACCCCAATGCCCACGTCCTGCCTTACCTTCTTGCCGCTGGAACCGACAATAAAGCTCTGAGTAAGCTCGGGATTACCGGATACGGTTTTGTCCCGCTACGACTCCCCAGCGACTTAGACTTTCCGGGGATGTTTCACGGTGTAGACGAGCGGGTTCCCCTCGATTCGCTCGATTTTGGCCATCGGGTTCTCACAGATTTACTCTCCACCTACTAA
- a CDS encoding undecaprenyl-diphosphate phosphatase — protein sequence MSFIEAIILGLVQGLTEFLPISSSAHLRIVGEFLPSAADPGATFTAITQLGTEAAVVVFFWKDIVRIIGQWCKSLVGKVSQNNPDVRMGWLIIVGSIPIVVLGVLFQDQIDTTFRSLWIIAATLIIFGIILGVADYVGKKRLTLENLTVKHGIFYGLAQSLALIPGVSRSGGTITAGLLMGYDRSSAARYSFLLAIPAVFGSGFYKLFKQDDIPSPFGPGETLVATAVAFIVGLLVIAFLMSYISKRSFMPFVVYRILLGGALIVLLSTGLISA from the coding sequence ATGAGTTTTATCGAGGCAATCATCCTTGGGCTGGTTCAGGGACTCACCGAGTTTTTGCCGATTTCGTCGAGCGCTCACCTTCGTATTGTGGGGGAGTTTTTGCCTTCGGCCGCAGACCCGGGGGCAACGTTCACGGCGATTACCCAATTGGGTACCGAAGCTGCAGTGGTGGTGTTCTTTTGGAAAGATATCGTCAGGATTATCGGGCAGTGGTGTAAATCTCTTGTCGGGAAAGTTTCACAAAACAATCCGGATGTTCGTATGGGGTGGTTGATCATCGTTGGCAGTATTCCCATAGTTGTCCTGGGGGTTCTTTTCCAGGATCAGATTGACACCACTTTTAGATCTTTATGGATTATAGCAGCCACCCTTATCATCTTTGGAATCATCCTAGGGGTCGCCGACTACGTGGGAAAGAAACGGCTTACCTTAGAAAATCTGACCGTTAAGCACGGAATCTTCTACGGCCTCGCTCAATCGCTCGCCCTCATTCCGGGAGTCTCCAGGTCTGGGGGGACTATCACCGCGGGTCTCCTCATGGGGTACGATCGTTCCTCAGCAGCGCGCTACTCATTTCTCCTCGCGATCCCGGCCGTGTTTGGAAGCGGCTTTTACAAACTTTTTAAGCAGGACGATATCCCCAGCCCATTTGGACCCGGAGAAACCCTCGTGGCAACGGCTGTAGCTTTTATCGTTGGGCTTCTTGTCATCGCGTTTCTCATGAGCTACATCTCAAAGCGCAGTTTTATGCCCTTTGTTGTGTATAGAATCCTTCTAGGCGGGGCACTCATTGTATTGTTATCAACCGGCCTTATTAGCGCATAG
- a CDS encoding WYL domain-containing protein translates to MAKASSSLPFLAPDKLAFLLTLVPYLIDRGVASVTEIAKDFGVTPQYVRGIARFLGTAGIPGETSTYQDPDLFDIDWDALEQHDEVVLRQYVGIDDVPRFSGTEAAALLAGLQYLSALPNVSSHGNIELLMRKLRSGAVHQRNTVAIDSPASDTSLSLVQQALAGQVQMNFAYRTASGDTVRRTVDPLELVSSDDRWYVRGWCHLREAVRLFRIDRMSGLEITSVPVDQHPLSEDGYHAFFDPREDHEVVTLAATDTGLSLIQDYQPEIVGPEEKAGERTGRTLVTLRVTGYAGICHLALTHIDQVEVIAPPLARESIARWAREALGNYSD, encoded by the coding sequence ATGGCTAAGGCATCTTCCTCTCTCCCTTTTTTAGCTCCGGATAAGCTGGCTTTTTTGCTCACGCTCGTGCCCTATTTGATTGACCGAGGAGTGGCAAGCGTAACAGAAATCGCTAAAGATTTTGGGGTTACACCCCAGTACGTTCGAGGGATCGCGCGTTTTTTAGGAACCGCGGGTATTCCCGGAGAAACTTCCACCTACCAGGATCCCGATCTTTTTGATATCGATTGGGATGCGCTTGAGCAGCACGATGAGGTGGTACTTCGTCAATACGTGGGCATCGACGATGTTCCACGCTTTTCCGGCACAGAAGCAGCTGCGCTCCTGGCCGGACTGCAGTATCTCAGCGCCCTTCCAAATGTGAGTTCTCACGGGAATATCGAGCTTCTGATGAGAAAGCTCCGCTCCGGCGCGGTTCATCAACGCAATACGGTTGCAATTGACTCTCCCGCTTCCGACACCTCCCTCTCGCTTGTACAGCAGGCCCTGGCTGGCCAGGTCCAAATGAATTTTGCCTATCGCACGGCATCGGGTGACACCGTGCGGCGAACGGTTGATCCCCTTGAGCTGGTGTCCTCAGATGACAGATGGTATGTGCGAGGCTGGTGCCATTTGCGCGAAGCCGTGCGCCTTTTTCGCATCGACCGCATGTCAGGTCTTGAGATAACGTCTGTCCCCGTTGACCAACATCCATTGAGCGAGGATGGATACCACGCGTTCTTTGACCCCCGGGAGGATCACGAGGTGGTAACGCTGGCGGCCACGGACACCGGTCTCAGCCTGATCCAGGATTACCAGCCTGAGATTGTTGGACCGGAGGAGAAAGCGGGAGAGCGAACCGGTCGCACACTCGTTACCCTTCGAGTCACCGGCTACGCCGGTATCTGCCACCTCGCACTCACACACATTGATCAGGTTGAGGTCATCGCGCCGCCTCTCGCCCGTGAGAGCATTGCCCGGTGGGCTCGCGAGGCTCTCGGCAATTACTCTGACTAG
- a CDS encoding WYL domain-containing protein, which yields MALPQSRSVPTENRLFSVVLALVASRNGLTKQQILSSVYGYAERFVPGANNASLERQFERDKDSIRELGIPLETIDAPEEPGNNQLTRYQIRKEGYQVPPGLSFDAHERALLALASTVWREGSLSAESRRSLMKLSSLGVDSDDSLLGYSPRVHTRDASFGALLRAVETQQQVTFDYARPGEKAYARTVVPLALVSFSSRWHLFSFDIRLHSPRTFLLSRIVSTVRVSNLLTSFIPDNTVDYATEALTQLRELARKNVARVRVQVNTDASARLQARAVPDTDAQVPALDTNGYHTIIIGSVDNTLLADELAGYGPDVIVDSPSHLRVAVRDQLQRAVAIYG from the coding sequence ATGGCCCTCCCTCAATCTCGTAGCGTTCCCACGGAGAATAGGCTTTTTAGCGTGGTTTTGGCTCTTGTTGCAAGCCGCAACGGACTGACTAAGCAGCAGATTCTCTCGTCGGTTTATGGGTACGCTGAACGCTTTGTTCCGGGCGCTAATAATGCGAGCCTGGAGCGTCAATTCGAGCGTGATAAAGACAGCATCCGTGAGCTTGGAATTCCTCTCGAAACAATCGATGCGCCAGAGGAACCCGGAAATAATCAGCTCACCCGCTACCAGATTCGTAAAGAGGGATACCAAGTACCGCCCGGACTCAGCTTTGACGCCCATGAGCGTGCGCTCTTAGCCCTGGCCTCAACCGTCTGGCGGGAGGGTTCTCTCTCGGCAGAGTCGCGCCGCTCCCTCATGAAGCTTTCATCACTCGGGGTAGACTCCGATGACTCCCTGCTGGGGTATTCGCCCCGAGTACACACGCGAGACGCATCCTTTGGCGCGCTCCTGCGAGCCGTTGAAACCCAACAGCAGGTCACCTTTGACTATGCTAGGCCGGGCGAAAAAGCTTATGCCCGCACGGTTGTTCCGCTTGCACTGGTGAGCTTTAGCTCCCGGTGGCATCTTTTCTCGTTTGACATAAGGCTACACTCACCTCGAACCTTTCTCCTGTCTCGTATCGTTTCTACCGTCAGGGTGAGCAATCTACTCACCTCTTTCATCCCCGATAACACCGTGGACTACGCGACAGAGGCCCTCACACAATTACGCGAGTTGGCACGTAAAAACGTCGCACGGGTTCGAGTCCAGGTCAACACCGATGCCTCCGCCCGTCTCCAGGCGCGAGCGGTACCGGATACCGATGCCCAAGTCCCCGCACTGGACACAAACGGCTACCACACGATAATCATCGGTTCCGTCGATAACACCCTTCTAGCTGACGAACTTGCCGGTTACGGGCCAGATGTTATCGTGGACTCTCCCTCACACCTGCGCGTCGCGGTTCGTGACCAGTTGCAGCGAGCGGTGGCCATCTATGGCTAA
- the tatA gene encoding twin-arginine translocase TatA/TatE family subunit, with translation MLGNAFSGWHAIIILVVIVLLFGASKLPALARSVGQSMKIFRGEMKADAGAQSAPDGSGTENNTTQNSQATTSSVSTGNSTTSSQQ, from the coding sequence ATGCTTGGAAACGCTTTTTCAGGATGGCACGCCATCATCATTCTTGTTGTTATAGTGCTCCTTTTCGGGGCGTCAAAGCTTCCTGCGCTGGCCCGTAGTGTGGGGCAATCGATGAAGATTTTTCGTGGCGAGATGAAAGCCGATGCTGGTGCCCAATCAGCCCCTGACGGATCTGGTACCGAGAACAACACCACGCAGAATTCTCAGGCCACCACCAGTAGTGTGTCAACCGGTAATTCCACCACATCATCACAGCAATAG
- the mshC gene encoding cysteine--1-D-myo-inosityl 2-amino-2-deoxy-alpha-D-glucopyranoside ligase, with product MKSWSVPSVPVLPGTGTVPSIFDTRSGRLVKAQPEGNTATLYVCGITPYDATHIGHAATYLVYDLLLRVWQDAGLDILYAQNVTDVDDPLLERASATGVDWRDLAQEQTDLFRSDMQVLSIIPPQHYVAVTDSIDHIAAGVDQLLKDGFAYRVPVSGTEGDVYFDNEAAARLTEWSVGSTTPYDPQTLEELNRERGGDPDRPGKKSPLDPLLWLAEREGEPSWESPVGRGRPGWHVECSVIAVEALGSEITVQGGGVDLVFPHHDFSAGHALALNNRSLAKIFNHAALVSYRGEKMSKSKGNLEFISRLTTEGIEPAAIRLTLLAQHYRTQWEWKEELLHRAQKRLALWRSAFTLSPQNTAASALPSSGEGNLIKAHDLLSDMRSALSQDLDAPTALQAVDTAAVMGVDDPALVLDAVDSLLGIKLHR from the coding sequence GTGAAGTCTTGGTCAGTTCCGAGCGTCCCCGTCTTGCCGGGGACAGGAACGGTTCCTTCCATTTTTGATACGCGGAGTGGAAGGCTTGTAAAAGCCCAACCCGAGGGGAACACAGCGACCCTCTACGTGTGCGGCATTACCCCCTATGACGCAACCCATATCGGGCACGCGGCGACCTATCTGGTTTACGACCTGCTTCTACGTGTGTGGCAGGATGCCGGGCTGGATATCCTCTATGCGCAGAATGTGACGGATGTGGATGATCCTCTTCTTGAGCGCGCATCCGCAACCGGTGTTGACTGGCGTGATCTGGCTCAGGAGCAAACCGATCTTTTTCGGAGCGATATGCAGGTCCTCTCCATCATCCCGCCACAACACTACGTTGCTGTGACAGACTCGATTGACCACATTGCCGCGGGAGTCGACCAACTACTCAAAGACGGCTTTGCCTATCGCGTTCCGGTGTCTGGCACCGAGGGAGATGTTTACTTCGATAACGAGGCCGCTGCACGCCTCACCGAGTGGTCTGTTGGTAGCACCACGCCATACGACCCGCAGACGCTTGAAGAACTCAACCGAGAGCGTGGCGGAGACCCCGATCGACCCGGCAAAAAATCTCCACTTGACCCCCTGTTGTGGCTTGCAGAGCGGGAGGGTGAGCCGTCGTGGGAGAGTCCCGTGGGGAGGGGACGCCCCGGATGGCACGTTGAATGTTCGGTGATTGCGGTTGAGGCGCTCGGCAGCGAGATCACCGTACAGGGTGGGGGAGTTGACCTCGTGTTCCCGCACCATGACTTTAGCGCAGGACACGCTTTGGCCTTGAATAACCGTTCCCTCGCAAAAATATTCAATCACGCCGCGCTGGTCTCCTATCGGGGTGAAAAAATGAGCAAGTCCAAGGGAAATCTGGAGTTTATTTCACGGTTAACCACCGAGGGAATTGAACCCGCGGCTATTAGGCTCACGCTGCTGGCGCAGCACTACCGTACGCAGTGGGAATGGAAAGAAGAGCTACTCCACAGGGCGCAAAAACGACTTGCCCTGTGGCGTTCAGCGTTCACCCTGTCACCACAAAACACGGCAGCTTCCGCGTTACCCTCCTCCGGAGAGGGCAACCTCATAAAGGCTCACGACCTACTCTCCGATATGAGATCTGCTCTTTCGCAGGACCTGGACGCACCCACCGCACTCCAGGCCGTGGATACCGCAGCCGTGATGGGGGTGGATGATCCCGCCCTGGTTCTTGATGCGGTTGACTCCCTTCTTGGGATCAAACTTCACAGGTAG